The following nucleotide sequence is from Parus major isolate Abel chromosome 4, Parus_major1.1, whole genome shotgun sequence.
TGCTTTATGAGTTCTGAATTCCCATGACAGCAAAAAAACACAGTAGTGGGGTTGACATCATCCATGGCTTAGGATAGTGGACAACAGGACTCCTGCTTTATGAGAGCCAGCCTCAGTGTTACCCAGAGCTGCCTTGAATGGCAAATGGAAATCCCACAGATACAGATCCTTAGTAATCCAAAGGggaaattaaaagcaggaatTCTTGGTGCACAATGGCAAGAAGATCTGGTTGCCCTTGGACttcagtgcttttgttttctcagcagGGTAAGTCAGTAAGAGGTGCTGGTAAGAGATCCTGAGAAAGGATCTAGTCCAGGGGGAGAAAACATAGTCGAGGAACTGTTCACCAGAGGAGCGCTTATGTTTAGTTGAGCaggtttctgcatttcttttcttcagatgaAAGCCAGAATCGTGGACAGTGCAGATGCAAAAACCTCCAGGCTGTTATGGGTTGGCCTAGCTCTGATGTCAACTCAGGGGGGAGCGTTGGCATGGCTCACATGGTGGGTCTACTCTTGGGACATCATGGAGCCAGTCACGTACTTCATCACCTACGGGAGTGCCATGGCTTTCTACGCCTACTTCGTTCTCACCAAGCAGGTGAGTCCTTGTCTTCTAAATGTCTGGAACattgaaaaggaggaaaactgaGTCTGTGAATCACCATGTTTGAGCTCTGATGAAGCAGAATTCAGTAAGGCCTTGCCATTAGACAGGGACTTGTTTGATCCCTAATGTGTTTGGATACAAACATTACATCATGCAGAATCAAGCAGGTATTTGCTGCACATGAACTGCAGGCCAGCTACTGAGCATAACTACTGTCAGTAAGATTTCATAACCTAGGGAATGAAAAGTGAGGAAAGAATTCTTTCCTATAAAATGTCTATAGATCACTTTGCATAGTAAATGTCACCTTGGTCACTGCAGTATTGGGAGAGCAACTGGTAGTCCTGTGCCAGTTTGTGAATGCTGCCTTACAGCAGCAAATCATCCAACAGTAGTTTTTATTTGCTGGAGTTTATGTATATACAGTGCAGGGTCCCAAACTGTTTGGAACTCTGGCAGGTGAATTACtgaaatatactgaaatatatttagtGCCTGAAAAAATGTTACTGCTCTGCTCTTCATAATCTACTTTTCCATGACTTAGAATGAATGGAGGTAAATGTAGGACAGCTGAAATGGAGCAGGAAGCAGGCATTGTGTAAAAGCAAAAAGTTTGCTCAGATCTTAGCTTCACAATACAGACTTGTTCTGAAATCCTGTTAAGACTTtgagaaatgtttctttgtcCTGTTTTAGCTCTGTACTTTACTCTCAAAGTGGACATCCTGATGTTGAACTTTCTGTGATGCCAAACTCTTTTTGTTGTGGAATTACATGGAAGAGCAACCAGCACTTTCTTCCATTGTACCAGTGGATCTATAGACCTTGTGAGACATTAGGTTCCTTCAGTGAAAAGGGGAGATGCATCTGTTTTTATGAAGAGCTGGCTCAGAATGTGAGTTTTACTCCTTCTGACTGGTTTTTAAGAAGGGCTAAGCCATTCCTACTTTTTGTGAGTAGATAAAGAGCTTACTACTTGGTTTTTTTGAACAGCTGCTGATGCCATTGCTTAGGACTTTCAAATAAGTCCTCAAAACGTAGTTCCTGAACTTTGTCTGACTCCTTGGAAGTAGACTCCATTGACTGAGGTGGCTCCAGTCATGAAGATGATGCTATGTCTTTATTGTGACTGAAAATTCCTTCAGACATGATAGAAATTACTCTTACTATGTGTTTTAAAAGCCCTTGTGGCCCTTAAGAGCATAACTTCATCTGTAGCCTCTTTACAAAACATATATGGGTGCTGGACAAGGTAAGTCCTCCTGAAACAGGCTGAGTTTCTAATGTGCTGACCTCCAGTCAGTTTCCTTGCTAACCACAAATCCAtgttctccttccttccccaggaCTACATTTATCCTCATGCTAAGGACAGGCAGTTCCTCCACTACTTCTACCGCAAATCCAAAAAGCAGCGTTTTAATGTGGAACGATACAACAAGCTCAAAGACGACCTAGCAGAGGTATTTAAATACAGTCCTTCAATAATGACACCACTTCTGGCTTAAGACTTTTTCAGCAAACTCTCAGATAACAGAAAATTAACCTCAAGGCTCGTTATCAAAACACTGTATTGCTTATCAGCCAGTTTCAGCTGTTCAGATAATCATACAGTGTTTGCTTTTGATGTATAAACTACTTCTGTAGGTCATCAGAAAGGGAGACCTTCAtgagtttaatttaaaaactagtCAGTTTATCAGCACAACATCTATTTTTTGTATACTCTAAGTAATGCTGCGTTTTTTACCATTTAATACaataactttatttattttaggcACAGTATGTTTGCTGCACTGCTGTGGTAAACCCATCTCCTCCCTTCTTTGGAAGGAGATTGCCTTGCAGAGTTCAGCATTGGACATCATAACCTTATTCCTTAGCTAAAATACTTACTTAGATTTACAGAATATGGGTGATTGGACAGAAAAGGTGATATGTGTATCTAGGAGAAATTTGATGGCCTTCATGAAATAATTGTAGCAGATCTCTTACTCTTCAATTATTACTCCTCCATCCTACCTTGACAGCCCTATGttcaaaaatatctcaaaaaagaaaatggaaactaCCTCTAATTTTAGCTCAAAACCATAGTTCAGGGTGTAATTTCATTTGCCATAATTGACATAATGTTGCAGTTTGATGCTTTTTCAGTGGCTTGGGGGTATGAATTTTTTAACTGtcatttgaaattaatgaaaataatactCTGGGGTGTGGGTGAGTGGGGTGATGGGCAGGGTTCATGCTTCTCTCTGCATGACCTGAGCAGGTCTGTCAGTGTTCCCCATCCTCCTTTTGACTGGTTTGGTTCCTTGCTGAAGACCAGTGCCTTCTGAGAAGAGTGCATGTGTGAAAGAGGACAAAACAGAGGCTGCAGAAGGATGaactctccctctctctttcattGGCAGGCAGAAGAATCCCTAAGGCGTCTGCGCCAACCGCTGCACCTGAGGCTTCCCATCCAGGAAATCAGTGACAAGGACTGACCTTGGTTTGGCGTAGATTGGAGATACCCTTTCAAAGCTGATACCAACATTTAGTTACTCCATAGCACCTGGGTATTTTTGACCACTAAAGTTTcaaaaaattgcaataaataGCTTTAAAAGTGATTTGGTCACttggtggtttgggtttgttttgcttgtttttcgTTTTCTTTAAAACCCTATGAAGAAACTGCTGAAGCAAAggtcttaaaatatttgtcaaatCCCATTAGTACAATGGAGGCATTCTTACTGCTGGTAAAAGGACAGAACAGGCAAGGATAGCCTTTTTAGTACCATTTACATAACACAACAGTAGCTCATAGGATAATTAACTTCTGCATGGAGTAGTAAGGATTGTTTTCCTGCAAttactgtttccttttcctggtCTGTGCATTGACTCTTTGTAACACCACAGGTGAAGTTTAGATGAGCATGACAATTAAGCTTTCTTAGTAAATAGTGCTGGAAAAGTAAGGTATCTCAAACTTGTTATAAAATCATTTATATTTCACTGTTGCATTTTATTGAAAGTATTTATCAAAACATCGTGTtttatacaaaatttaaaagtagGTGTAGTAAGATTCAACATCTATGACTCAGAACATAGTATATGGAAAGACTTAACTAAAGCGGAGCCTGTAAACCAATTATTCCCCAGGAAAGTGGATTAAGACATGTTGCTGAGTTTCAATTCTCTGTTGTCCCTCAGAGGAACAGTTTATAATGTAAAAAAGCCAAAANTTGGAATTTTAGCCCAAGGACAtaaaatctctataaaaacccaagcctggaaaccctcagacgtggatttgggaaaccTATACCTCTGGTGTAGAGCCTGTCCACCCAGCACTGCGCTGACTATTTTTATTGTGGCATTTTATCGTTGTTGTTCCGttgttcattaataaatctttcttttcatttataaatccatatttgcctttgcatttataacacttAATAACTGATCATTTCACTTCATTTAGTGAAACGCATGGGAAGCCTCAGAAAACTGGGACCTGGGAGAATGATGTTTCCCTTTGGCTTTGTCTTTTTACCATTGGATGGTCCTACTTTTGGGGTTAGAGGTGGGGAGAGAATGAAGAAGGGTGTGTTCTTGAAATGGTTTatatgacaaatattttcttttcagataagCTGAGTAGTGAGCATGCTACTGAAATGGAAGATATCAAATCCTTGGTTCACAGACTGTTTGTAGCTCTACATTTAGAAGATCACCAGatcaggaaagagagagaattgCTACAGAAACTGGACCATCTGAaaggagagctgctgcctcttgAACAGGttggaaagttttttttaacttgtaagCATTTCCTTTCATCAGAATTAAGTCCtgtgacagaagaaaatcagcATGAATGGCTAGGGTGTGTCTGTTCTGTTTGTTATGTTAACGAGGTCAACTCAAGTagaatgcaaattattttcaattcaGTAGTTTTTCTTCCCGTTGTGGACATTAATGGGGTAGAAACACAACACCTGGAGAAAGCTGTCATGAACATGGCTAGTATTGAGATTGAAAGGCCATTTGTTGAAATGTCCTTGAAAGTCACCTGTTGCTTTATGAGTTCTGAATTCCCATGACAGCAAAAAAACACAGTAGTGGGGTTGTCATCATCCGTGGCTTAGGATAGTGGACAACAGGACTCCTGCTTTATGAGAGCCAGCCTCAGTGTTACCCAGAGCTGCCTTGAATGGCAAATGGAAATCCCACAGATACAGATCCTTAGTAATCCAAAGGggaaattaaaagcaggaatTCTTGGTGCACAATGGCAAGAAGATCTGGTTGCCCTTGGACttcagtgcttttgttttctcagcagGGTAAGTCAGTAAGAGGTGCTGGTAAGAGATCCTGAGAAAGGATCTAGTCCAGGGGGAGAAAACATAGTCGAGGAACTGTTCACCAGAGGAGCGCTTATGTTTAGTTGAGCaggtttctgcatttcttttcttcagatgaAAGCCAGAATCGTGGACAGTGCAGATGCAAAAACCTCCAGGCTGTTATGGGTTGGCCTAGCTCTGATGTCAACTCAGGGGGGAGCGTTGGCATGGCTCACATGGTGGGTCTACTCTTGGGACATCATGGAGCCAGTCACGTACTTCATCACCTACGGGAGTGCCATGGCTTTCTACGCCTACTTCGTTCTCACCAAGCAGGTGAGTCCTTGTCTTCTAAATGTCTGGAACattgaaaaggaggaaaactgaGTCTGTGAATCACCATGTTTGAGCTCTGATGAAGCAGAATTCAGTAAGGCCTTGCCATTAGACAGGGACTTGTTTGATCCCTAATGTGTTTGGATACAAACATTACATCATGCAGAATCAAGCAGGTATTTGCTGCACATGAACTGCAGGCCAGCTACTGAGCATAACTACTGTCAGTAAGATTTCATAACCTAGGGAATGAAAAGTGAGGAAAGAATTCTTTCCTATAAAATGTCTATAGATCACTTTGCATAGTAAATGTCACCTTGGTCACTGCAGTATTGGGAGAGCAACTGGTAGTCCTGTGCCAGTTTGTGAATGCTGCCTTACAGCAGCAAATCATCCAACAGTAGTTTTTATTTGCTGGAGTTTATGTATATACAGTGCAGGGTCCCAAACTGTTTGGAACTCTGGCAGGTGAATTACtgaaatatactgaaatatatttagtGCCTGAAAAAATGTTACTGCTCTGCTCTTCATAATCTACTTTTCCATGACTTAGAATGAATGGAGGTAAATGTAGGACAGCTGAAATGGAGCAGGAAGCAGGCATTGTGTAAAAGCAAAAAGTTTGCTCAGATCTTAGCTTCACAATACAGACTTGTTCTGAAATCCTGTTAAGACTTtgagaaatgtttctttgtcCTGTTTTAGCTCTGTACTTTACTCTCAAAGTGGACATCCTGATGTTGAACTTTCTGTGATGCCAAACTCTTTTTGTTGTGGAATTACATGGAAGAGCAACCAGCACTTTCTTCCATTGTACCAGTGGATCTATAGACCTTGTGAGACATTAGGTTCCTTCAGTGAAAAGGGGAGATGCATCTGTTTTTATGAAGAGCTGGCTCAGAATGTGAGTTTTACTCCTTCTGACTGGTTTTTAAGAAGGGCTAAGCCATTCCTACTTTTTGTGAGTAGATAAAGAGCTTACTACTTGGTTTTTTTGAACAGCTGCTGATGCCATTGCTTAGGACTTTCAAATAAGTCCTCAAAACGTAGTTCCTGAACTTTGTCTGACTCCTTGGAAGTAGACTCCATTGACTGAGGTGGCTCCAGTCATGAAGATGATGCTATGTCTTTATTGTGACTGAAAATTCCTTCAGACATGATAGAAATTACTCTTACTATGTGTTTTAAAAGCCCTTGTGGCCCTTAAGAGCATAACTTCATCTGTAGCCTCTTTACAAAACATATATGGGTGCTGGACAAGGTAAGTCCTCCTGAAACAGGCTGAGTTTCTAATGTGCTGACCTCCAGTCAGTTTCCTTGCTAACCACAAATCCAtgttctccttccttccccaggaCTACATTTATCCTCATGCTAAGGACAGGCAGTTCCTCCACTACTTCTACCGCAAATCCAAAAAGCAGCGTTTTAATGTGGAACGATACAACAAGCTCAAAGACGACCTAGCAGAGGTATTTAAATACAGTCCTTCAATAATGACACCACTTCTGGCTTAAGACTTTTTCAGCAAACTCTCAGATAACAGAAAATTAACCTCAAGGCTCGTTATCAAAACACTGTATTGCTTATCAGCCAGTTTCAGCTGTTCAGATAATCATACAGTGTTTGCTTTTGATGTATAAACTACTTCTGTAGGTCATCAGAAAGGGAGACCTTCAtgagtttaatttaaaaactagtCAGTTTATCAGCACAACATCTATTTTTTGTATACTCTAAGTAATGCTGCGTTTTTTACCATTTAATACaataactttatttattttaggcACAGTATGTTTGCTGCACTGCTGTGGTAAACCCATCTCCTCCCTTCTTTGGAAGGAGATTGCCTTGCAGAGTTCAGCATTGGACATCATAACCTTATTCCTTAGCTAAAATACTTACTTAGATTTACAGAATATGGGTGATTGGACAGAAAAGGTGATATGTGTATCTAGGAGAAATTTGATGGCCTTCATGAAATAATTGTAGCAGATCTCTTACTCTTCAATTATTACTCCTCCATCCTACCTTGACAGCCCTATGttcaaaaatatctcaaaaaagaaaatggaaactaCCTCTAATTTTAGCTCAAAACCATAGTTCAGGGTGTAATTTCATTTGCCATAATTGACATAATGTTGCAGTTTGATGCTTTTTCAGTGGCTTGGGGGTATGAATTTTTTAACTGtcatttgaaattaatgaaaataatactCTGGGGTGTGGGTGAGTGGGGTGATGGGCAGGGTTCATGCTTCTCTCTGCATGACCTGAGCAGGTCTGTCAGTGTTCCCCATCCTCCTTTTGACTGGTTTGGTTCCTTGCTGAAGACCAGTGCCTTCTGAGAAGAGTGCATGTGTGAAAGAGGACAAAACAGAGGCTGCAGAAGGATGaactctccctctctctttcattGGCAGGCAGAAGAATCCCTAAGGCGTCTGCGCCAACCGCTGCACCTGAGGCTTCCCATCCAGGAAATCAGTGACAAGGACTGACCTTGGTTTGGCGTAGATTGGAGATACCCTTTCAAAGCTGATACCAAC
It contains:
- the LOC107203275 gene encoding calcium uniporter regulatory subunit MCUb, mitochondrial-like; protein product: MVYMTNIFFSDKLSSEHATEMEDIKSLVHRLFVALHLEDHQIRKERELLQKLDHLKGELLPLEQMKARIVDSADAKTSRLLWVGLALMSTQGGALAWLTWWVYSWDIMEPVTYFITYGSAMAFYAYFVLTKQDYIYPHAKDRQFLHYFYRKSKKQRFNVERYNKLKDDLAEAEESLRRLRQPLHLRLPIQEISDKD